One window of the Pedobacter ginsengisoli genome contains the following:
- a CDS encoding alanine dehydrogenase: MATGLREGMASIAQKGLLQPKETMLETRQKSNSLYIGIPKEISFQENRIALTPLSVALLINNGHKVIIETGAGVGSNFSDKDYSEQGAIISFNKKDVFNADILVKIAPPTLEEVALMHKGQTLISALQMGGLKESYLKALLNKKINAICFENLRDEGNILSVVRAMSEIVGATSILIAAEYLSNVTGGKGLMLGGFTGVPPTEIVILGAGTVGEYAARTALALGAEVKVFDSSIYRLRRLQNNLGSRVFTSVMQPIVLGKAITTCDVVIGAIRATHGRSPCIVMEETVSRMKSNSVVIDVSIDQGGCFETSTVTNHKDPVFRKHDVIHYCVPNIASRVPRTASYALTNIFTPILLDIGDMGGLMNMVWSKPGIREALYIYQGHLTNKDLANMYNLPYKDIELLMVSNQ; encoded by the coding sequence ATGGCTACAGGATTACGCGAAGGTATGGCCTCAATTGCTCAAAAAGGGCTTTTACAGCCCAAAGAGACAATGTTAGAAACCCGTCAGAAAAGCAATAGTTTGTATATTGGCATTCCAAAAGAAATCTCATTTCAGGAAAACCGAATAGCCCTTACCCCATTATCTGTTGCTCTTTTAATTAACAACGGGCATAAAGTAATTATAGAAACAGGTGCTGGTGTTGGCTCAAATTTCTCAGATAAAGATTACAGCGAGCAGGGGGCAATAATTTCATTTAATAAAAAAGATGTTTTTAATGCCGATATACTGGTAAAAATAGCCCCACCTACTTTAGAAGAAGTTGCGTTAATGCACAAGGGGCAAACGTTGATTTCGGCCCTTCAAATGGGAGGCTTGAAAGAAAGCTATCTAAAAGCCCTTCTTAATAAAAAAATCAATGCCATCTGCTTTGAAAACCTGAGGGATGAAGGAAATATTCTAAGCGTAGTACGGGCAATGAGCGAAATTGTTGGCGCAACGTCTATTCTTATTGCGGCAGAATACCTGAGCAATGTAACAGGAGGAAAAGGCCTGATGCTAGGTGGCTTCACAGGAGTTCCTCCAACCGAAATTGTTATTCTTGGTGCCGGTACGGTTGGCGAATATGCCGCCCGTACAGCTCTTGCTTTAGGTGCCGAGGTAAAAGTGTTTGATAGCTCTATTTATCGCCTGCGACGCCTACAAAACAACCTGGGCAGTCGCGTTTTTACCTCTGTAATGCAGCCAATAGTTCTTGGAAAAGCAATTACTACCTGTGATGTCGTTATAGGCGCAATCAGAGCTACCCATGGAAGAAGCCCGTGTATTGTAATGGAAGAAACTGTATCCCGAATGAAATCCAACTCTGTCGTAATCGATGTAAGTATTGACCAGGGCGGCTGCTTCGAAACCTCTACAGTCACAAACCATAAAGATCCTGTATTCAGGAAACACGATGTGATCCATTATTGTGTCCCTAATATTGCGTCCAGAGTACCAAGAACAGCATCATACGCACTTACAAATATATTTACCCCCATTCTTTTAGACATTGGCGACATGGGCGGACTCATGAATATGGTTTGGAGCAAGCCCGGAATCCGGGAGGCGCTGTATATCTATCAGGGGCATCTAACCAACAAAGATCTTGCAAACATGTACAATCTTCCGTACAAAGATATTGAACTGCTTATGGTCTCAAATCAGTAG